From Arachis hypogaea cultivar Tifrunner chromosome 3, arahy.Tifrunner.gnm2.J5K5, whole genome shotgun sequence:
ttttattgtaatttttttataatataaattatgattccattaaaaaaaagataaattaaataaaaaattaatcatagatattaataaaattataaacgtTGGATTCCAAAAtaatgttaagaataagattattgagagtattaaaacaaaaatacaatgttaaaaaaatactaaattaatattttcacgttaatatttaaaatttgaaaaaatataatatatttgattaaatactcttatatatataattcatatttcttatttttaatatacaatatattttgctaatttttatatgttatttttattttaataaataaatattaattttattataaaattaattaataaaattattcaaatatctaaattaaaataattggataatataaaaaaatttatttaagttaatgactattttagtaatttttttatctaaaagtaattttaaatagtgtaatccaaacaatatttattttactataatccattttgatataaagatagccaaacataaatcatttcaatacaaatttacttttcatcaaaatcaagtttgcaaaatcaattttatacaaactcccatttataaactgtaatccaaacacacacaagAACAGATAATTTTATGAAGCACAGTATAACTGAGTCTCAGAAGTAGACCCCACTGGCATCCTCTAGTTTTCTCCGCCGCATAACTGAACGTCCGAACCCGAACCATGTTCACTTGGTCGCGTCCATGGGCTTCTCTCTAACACCAACCCCTACCTCTCTCCTCCACCACCCCAACCTCACACGCCGCTCCCTCCTCTTCCTcgccaccactaccaccaccctCTCCGTCCCTCTCGCCCCTACCCTCtccgccaccaccaccacaccACCCCAGCCTCCCAACCCCACCATCACCGACCGCATCTTCATGGACTTCAGCCTCTGTCCCAACTACTTCCTCCCCAACCGCACCCTCGGTGACAACCTCTCCACCCTCTGCTCCGAGTCCACCCCACTGGGGCGCATCGTCCTGGGCCTCTACGGCAACCTCCTCCCCCTAACCGTCTCAAATTTCAAGTCCATGTGCCTCGGCTCCAACTCCAGCGCTTCCTCCTACAAGAACACTCTCGTCCACAAGATCTTTCCTGGACGCTACTTCCTTGCCGGCCGGCAGGGCAGGCCTGACAAGGGCGAGGTCCGCCCACCCCATGACCTCGCCCGTAATACCGAGACTGTCGACTCTAAGGCCTTCTCCCTGATGCACTCACGGCCCGGTGTCGTTTCGCTCTCGCTTTCCGAGAACGACGACGATGACGAGATCAAGCTTGACCCTGGTTACCGCAACGTTGAGTTCCTGATCACCACTGGACCTGGCCCTTGCCCTGACCTTGATTATAAGAACATTGTCTTTGGAACCGTGCTAGAaggtaaatcaattttccatgcTATGGAATTTGTTGGAATGTTAGTTTGTTATAGTATCAAATTGAACAGAGAGAAAAAGGGAGGGGGGAGAAGGAAATACAAttacaaaaaatgaaaatgaaaatgataaGGCTGATTAGTAGTACTGGTAAGAAGTTCAATAAAACCTCCTCAATTATACTAGATGTATTccaaaattagttactaatataaaatacatattgaaatacaaatacatattaaaaataaattaaacaacaaaTGGATTTGTATACAAATATTCGGTGTACACATATCATTTATGAAACTCATGTATTCCCTGGTATCCTAACTTTGATACAGAGTGAAACTTGcttcatatatttttttgacTCATAATGAGTGAAATCAAATCCCTACTTTAATGGTTCTTCTTAGGTCGTCAAATGCtaagtgttagtaaataagtATTTCAGTATGCTAAGTGTAGACTGTGTAGTGTGTTAAATGCTTGAACAGGATTGCTTTTCTCTggttctaataaaaaaaaatgctaTAACTATAGTTATCAGCAGTTGAGTGTGCTATAGGATGTTAATTTGGTATAGCAAAATAAAAGCATGCCTACCAGAAGGAAATTAAATGGTATACAATCTAAATATGTGAAGTCGACTACATCGGTTACAATGTTTCATTTGTCAGCCTGAAAGGACATATGAAGGATATTTAGGAAGCGTAAGGATAGAGAAGAATAAATGAGAAAGAGGAATTATCAGAATGGGGGTTTTGGCATATCACATTCAACTTTCCCATGGTTTTTCCTTATAATTTGTGTACTTGTACATGGAATAAGAAATTGTTTATAGTCCTGGACTCAATACTATTACGTTGAGTTTACTGGTTGTGGCTAATTTTTACTGACGAGTCGAATTGAACAACTCTAAATTGGTTGGTTGTGTTTACTTTAAGAAACTATGAATTCTTTCTGCAGTGaatacttcaaaaaaaaaataagatttgacCTTTTGTTGTCCATAGTTCTATACAGTGAATGAATGTATTAATCTGATGTCACGATATGAATTGAAGTCTTGTAGTATTTGATCATTATATAGGCTGGATGCTAAGTTACATGAGTACCATTTTCGGTCGCCCTTACCAAGTGCTCAGTTTGTGTTTGAATCTAATCGCAGGTTTGGACGTTGTCACAGCGATAGCTTCCATTCCAACTTACCAACCATCTGAACGAATTCGCCAGTTTAATGACTTGGCTGAGTTTTTTGGAGATGAAAGGGCTCAGAATGCTCGTGCCACATGGAACAGGCCACTTACAACTGTCTACATTAGTGACTGTGGAGAGCTAAAAGTTACACATCCTCCCCTCTCACCATCTCTTCCATAATTTCTTTTCATGTATATATAATTTCAGATGACTTCATAGAACTGGTGTTTGTAAAATCATACTCGAATTCTTTTCAAGGTAAtaacactattttttatttaaaagattctctttttttatttttaattttaaaaattccatTCTCTCCATTTTCTTGTTTTTAACATTACCTGATGTGTCTGAGGAGGGTTTGTGTTCTTTAGAAACGAATCTCATGCGGGTTTACTGATGAGACTTTCTTAACTTTAAGCATAAATTTTTTTCTGATTTCCACAGATTTATTCCCTGGCTTTGTTGAAGTGTGTTGTGAAatctatattttctttatttagatCACTTGCCTAATTGTCAAAACGCAATTGGCAACATTTATACGCCACTTGACTATTTTGTTGTTACCACATTGCCCTTGTATACACTAGATTGAGCTCCGCAAATTGCTACATACCCTAAGTAACATATAGATGAAGAAACACCCCAATAGGATTTTGGATGCAGAATGTTGCATCATTTTCCGGTGGTGTTTAAGATCCTCCTTCATTGACAACCAGCACGTAACATGATTCATTCTCACATTTCCTCAACACCAAAGTGTATAAATTGAGTCCAACTAGAAAACTAACTTTTGGAGTTTTGGTAACTAATTTCAACctttttttagtttcttttttatcCTTATAGTGACGCTCTCTTTTTACCCCTCTTCTTCCTCGTATCACTCATCACCACCAGCATCACAACCTTACCTCTCCCCATCAGCTGTCCTTCGTCGGCCACCTTTGCTGAGCACTCTCTGGTGCCATCTTGCTAGCAGCCACACTTTAGTGGTCACTTGCCAAAAAATTTAACAAACTAAAATTAGATTAAACACTcccaattaaaaaatttaaaatctaagaCTACATTTGGAAGAGAGAATGACAGAAACGGagacaaatttaaaaatagaaattaaatttttgtattatatttgatGTGAAATGTATATATCTtatttagtttaagataaatatagaaattgaaacaaaaaaaattatttaaatatctttGTTAATGGACGGATTAGTGAACCGGTTGGAGAGGGAGGAAGCTGAAACCTTAGAGGCGCTACCATCAGTAGAGGAAGTGAAGGAGGCAGTATGGGATTGTGAATCTTCTAAGACTACAAGGAGTGATGGATACAacatgaattttataaaaaaaaaaaaagtgttgaaACGAGATAGGAACGGAATTCACGGCAGCTGTTATGGAGTTCTTTGAGACAGCACGACTACCAGCAAATGCTAATGTCACATGGGTAGCGTTGGCTCTTAAATTCGTGGGTGCTAAGGAGATAAAAGATCTTAGACCTATCAGTATGGTAGGGTGTGTCTATAAGATTATCTCTAAATTGATGACACGACGAATGATGAAGGTTATACCAGGCTTAGTCGGAGAATCACAGAGTGCCTTTGTGAAGGGGAGAAAGATACACGGTGGAGCTTTAATTGCATGTGAAACCGTACAATGGTTGAAATCGAAGAAGAAGGGATCATCGATTATTAAACTGGACTTCAAAAAGCATATGACTAAGTCAAATGGTGCTTTGTTGATACTGTGCTGGAGAAGATGGGCTTCGGAAGGAAATGGAGGGCGTGGGTTAGGGAGTGTATTACTTCGGCTTCTATCTCTATTTTGGTTAATAGTTCACCATCGAAACCGTTCAAAATGGAGAGGGGACTACGTCAAGGCGACCCATTGTCGCCGTTCTTGTTTGTTCTGGTGGTGGATGTGCTCAACAGGATGATCGGAGAGGCTGTTAGAAATGGTTGGATATCTCCTCTCTTAGTTGGTAGGGATAATATAGAGTTATCACACTTACAATTTGCTGATGACATTATACTATTCTGCCCACCGGAGGAGGAGACACTGAGAAACTATAAGAGGTTTTTGAGGTGCTTTGAAATGATGTATGGGTTGAGCATTAACTTTGAGAAGTCTAAATTGATCCCAGTGAACTGCAGTCAGGAGTGGGTTAATCGGATGTGCCAGCTACTGGGTTGTCAAGAGGCAGCTCTACCGGTAAGGTACCTTGGCATCAGCCTAGGAGCAAATCCGCGATTGTAAAAACTTGAAAACCGGTTATAGAAAAGGTGGAAGAGAAGCTCAGCTTGTGAAAAGCAAAGGAGGTTCTTATGGGAGAAGGATGATGGTCGACCTGGCATGGCCCTTGTGAAGTGGGAGCTGGTACAGACACCGAAGAAGCTAGGAGGATTGGGGGTGGGTGATGCGGTGGTCCATAATTCGGCTCTactgtttaaatggtggtggcgaTTCTCTAAGGAGGATTGTCCTCTATGGAAGAAGGTTGTATGCTCCTGCAATAACTTGGACCCAAATCACTTGTTGTCAACTCAGACATTACCGAAGAGGGGGGACCGTGGAAAGACATATGTCAAGTGCAAATAAGGGAGCAGCATGTCAAGTAAAAGATGATTGATGGCTTGTCTATGGAAGTAGGAGATGGAAGATCCACTAGATTTTGGGAGGATACATGGTTGCAACTGGGAGAGTTGAAAGACTCCTTTCCGAGACTCTTCTTAATTTCAAACCAAAGAGGATCAGTAattggggattgtgggttttgggatgggataGTGTGGGTGTGGCACTTACAGTGGAGAAGAGAATTGAGACAATGGGAGATAGATACACTAAACTAACTGCTTAATATCTTGCAATCTGTAAGACTGATAGCGGATGTGCAAGACAGAGTGGTCTGAAAATTTGATAAGGAAGGCGTTTATTCTACTAATTCATTTGTGCAGGTTTTGCAGGAAGAGATTTTGGATGAGGAGCTTCTGAGATTCAGGTTCACAAAGGAGATATGGAAAGGTCTAGTTCCCCCTTGAGTGGAGCTGTGCACGTAGTTTGTATTGGTAGGCCAGGTCAACATAAAGGACCGACTAAGTAGACTGGGAATCCTACAATAGAATGATGTGATGTGCATGCTGTGCAAGAAAGATGTTGAaaatatacatttatttattatatgtgagtactcttggcaggtgtggtgtgctttgATCTCGGCGTTTGAACAGACATGGATTGTCCCTGATACGTTGAAAGAGCATTTTGAGAGTTGGAGATCCATACCAATGAGAAAAGAGATGCGCAAGTATTGGCTAGTTGGATTCTTCTCAGTTATATGGATTATTTGGCTACGCAAAAATGATGACATCTTTCAGTGCAAGACAACAGGGATTGGTCACTGTGTGGAGCAATCATTCTCATGTGCTAAGGAATGGTGTTGTAAATAACtcatgttgttgatggctatgtcgGAGATGACATAGGAGTTGTTATGTTTTTATCGTTCTTGTCTTTGTTTTACAATGCATAGGAGTTGTTATGTTTTTATCGTTCTTGTCTTTGTTTTACAATGCTCCACTTGAGTCATCACTATCATTAGAGTCAGACTCAGGTTTTGAGAACTCGGCTTCACCTCTCTCCCCACAAAGTCACAAATGATACACTCTACTCCTTAGAACTTAGTCTcagttttttgaaaaaaaaaatattattaaaaaattactatattctcaaaaatttcaatttcttgtgttcttttTTAGAGGTATTAAATGAATTGAAATTTTGTCTTTcaagactaaaattttaatttaattatctagTCATCAAATACaatattcaatttcaatctttCAGTCCCAAAAAATAAATGCAACCTAATAGACATCCAAAAGTTTCTAAACCATATAAATGATCATTCAAAATCTAATACTcaaaagaatttataatttgacACTAAATTCAAATCACTTTGTAAAAGTAcctataaacatatatatatatatatatatatatatatatatatatatatatatatatatatatatattctacggACAATATTCTAGTCGGTCGTATCGACGTCAGATTCGGCATTACTCATCTGAAAAAGTAACCAATTCCTACAATCTTTCATTCATTTAAAAAAGATATCTTAACAATCTTCTTAAACAAAAGGGAACGACTATCCACCATCAAAGGTAGAACGACTTTAAAAGATGATTATTAACTCTACATCTACACTTATAAATACATTGACACCGTTAGGTATAATTCGAACCCAATTTACTAAAAGTCTGCCTAAaacccttactaacttaagtatTAGGGTCACTTTCAAGTACCACCTCTTACCTCATCACAAAGAAATCGAACAGCGGCACCTCAATACCAGAAGACGTCGGATAAGTTTGGACCTCACATTTAAACCCAAATTCATCTGTTTCAAATAACGCTCGaaacaatatatatttaacatagaattaaattatatttatatttatatttattaaccaTCACTCATCATAA
This genomic window contains:
- the LOC112790563 gene encoding peptidyl-prolyl cis-trans isomerase CYP28, chloroplastic, with protein sequence MGFSLTPTPTSLLHHPNLTRRSLLFLATTTTTLSVPLAPTLSATTTTPPQPPNPTITDRIFMDFSLCPNYFLPNRTLGDNLSTLCSESTPLGRIVLGLYGNLLPLTVSNFKSMCLGSNSSASSYKNTLVHKIFPGRYFLAGRQGRPDKGEVRPPHDLARNTETVDSKAFSLMHSRPGVVSLSLSENDDDDEIKLDPGYRNVEFLITTGPGPCPDLDYKNIVFGTVLEGLDVVTAIASIPTYQPSERIRQFNDLAEFFGDERAQNARATWNRPLTTVYISDCGELKVTHPPLSPSLP